In Sodalis ligni, a single genomic region encodes these proteins:
- a CDS encoding YraN family protein, whose translation MAEISTGTNHADYVNRQQAGARAEDRARRHLENAGLRFIAANMRVRGGEIDLIMKDQHTWVFVEVRYRRDNAFGNAAESVTPRKQRRLLLAAAVWLSRQGGSLDTSACRFDILAITGNRLEWLQNAFGASG comes from the coding sequence TTGGCTGAAATATCAACAGGGACAAATCACGCAGATTATGTAAATCGACAGCAGGCGGGCGCGCGGGCGGAAGACCGGGCGCGCCGCCATCTTGAAAACGCGGGATTGCGTTTTATCGCCGCCAATATGCGGGTGCGCGGCGGCGAGATCGATTTAATCATGAAAGATCAACACACCTGGGTGTTTGTCGAGGTGCGCTATCGACGCGATAACGCTTTCGGCAACGCCGCCGAGAGCGTCACTCCTCGCAAGCAGCGCCGTTTACTGCTCGCGGCAGCGGTTTGGCTGTCGCGCCAGGGCGGGAGCCTAGACACATCCGCTTGCCGTTTCGATATTTTGGCAATTACCGGTAACCGGCTAGAATGGCTGCAAAACGCCTTCGGCGCATCGGGTTAA
- a CDS encoding penicillin-binding protein activator, which yields MLSSYVMSFKTGRFIPAVLVALILAACSGQTPQTPSGTAQIKTGANADYYLQQMQQAGNDSKTDYQLLAIRALINEGRLDQAQQQLGTLPQQLSDVQQHEQLLLSAELAVAQKRPQDAAAITQKMDSSQLTPDQQARYYQVQIAAGQSQPSLDVIRAYIAQEPLLKDQAHQQNIDATWQTLLAMSAQSQTNLVINANENVLQGWLDLQHVYQDNKQDPSLLKAGIKDWQTRYPQNPAAKTLPTQLNQVLNYQPTSTGQIALFLPMSGQAQVFSDAIQQGFNAARNGAAEPPAGPCRRSIPADGAQVAAAAQPQGAVTAATPDTAAAPPQGAVTTAAPDAAANPPLATAPVGSAAGPQIKIYDTSAQPLPALLAQAQQDGATVIVGPLLKNEVEQLYTSQNSLNILALNQPENLQNRPNICYFSLSPEDEARDAANHIFQQHRQQPLLLVPTGSLGDRIVKAFADAWSKAGGGTVLEQRIGSMGDLKQAINSGGIQLTGQPVSTAPAAAAQPQAVTIAGLTIPAPPSDAAVSPSATGGPVDAVYIIATPSELALIKPSIDMRVSSRSQLGLYASSRSYQADAGPDYRLEMEGLEFSDIPLLAGSNPALLQQVSAQFKEDYSLVRLYAMGMDAWTLVNHFSQMRQIPGFQVSGDTGVLTATPDCVINRKLSWLKYQQGQITQIM from the coding sequence ATGCTTTCCTCATATGTCATGAGTTTTAAAACAGGGCGTTTTATACCCGCCGTGCTGGTCGCACTGATCCTGGCCGCCTGTTCCGGCCAGACACCGCAAACCCCTTCCGGCACGGCTCAGATCAAAACCGGCGCCAACGCCGATTATTATTTGCAGCAAATGCAGCAGGCAGGCAATGATAGCAAGACCGACTACCAATTACTCGCCATACGGGCACTTATCAACGAAGGCCGCCTCGATCAGGCGCAGCAGCAGCTCGGCACGCTACCCCAACAGCTGAGCGATGTCCAACAACATGAACAACTCCTGCTGTCCGCCGAACTGGCGGTGGCGCAAAAGCGTCCGCAGGACGCCGCGGCCATCACGCAAAAAATGGACAGCAGCCAGCTGACGCCCGATCAGCAGGCGCGCTATTATCAGGTGCAAATCGCCGCGGGCCAGTCGCAGCCGTCCCTGGATGTGATCCGCGCCTATATCGCCCAGGAACCCTTGCTCAAGGACCAGGCGCATCAGCAAAATATCGATGCGACCTGGCAAACGCTGCTGGCCATGTCGGCGCAGTCCCAGACCAACCTCGTCATCAACGCCAATGAAAACGTCCTGCAGGGCTGGCTGGATTTGCAGCATGTTTATCAGGACAACAAGCAGGATCCGTCACTGCTGAAAGCCGGCATCAAGGACTGGCAGACCCGCTACCCGCAAAACCCGGCGGCCAAGACCCTGCCGACACAGCTGAACCAGGTCCTGAACTACCAGCCCACGTCCACCGGGCAAATTGCGTTGTTTTTACCGATGAGCGGCCAGGCGCAGGTGTTCTCCGACGCTATCCAGCAGGGTTTTAACGCCGCCAGGAACGGCGCGGCGGAGCCCCCAGCCGGCCCCTGCCGGCGGTCAATCCCCGCCGATGGCGCGCAGGTTGCCGCAGCGGCCCAACCGCAGGGCGCCGTCACCGCGGCCACGCCGGATACCGCGGCGGCCCCACCGCAGGGCGCCGTCACCACGGCCGCGCCGGATGCCGCGGCGAACCCGCCCTTGGCAACTGCCCCCGTGGGATCCGCCGCCGGCCCGCAGATAAAAATCTACGATACTTCCGCACAGCCGCTGCCGGCATTACTGGCCCAGGCACAGCAGGACGGCGCCACCGTCATCGTCGGCCCGCTGCTGAAAAACGAAGTGGAACAGCTTTACACCAGCCAGAACAGCCTGAATATCCTGGCGCTTAACCAACCTGAAAACCTGCAAAACCGGCCGAATATCTGTTATTTTTCGTTATCTCCGGAAGACGAGGCCCGGGACGCGGCGAACCATATTTTCCAGCAGCACAGGCAACAACCCCTGCTGCTGGTGCCCACCGGTTCGCTGGGAGATCGGATCGTCAAGGCCTTCGCCGACGCCTGGAGCAAAGCGGGCGGCGGTACGGTGCTGGAGCAGCGCATCGGCTCTATGGGTGATTTGAAACAGGCCATCAACAGCGGCGGCATCCAGCTTACCGGCCAGCCGGTCTCCACCGCCCCGGCGGCGGCGGCCCAGCCGCAGGCGGTCACCATCGCCGGCCTGACCATCCCGGCCCCGCCCAGCGATGCCGCCGTCTCTCCTTCCGCCACCGGTGGTCCGGTGGATGCGGTCTATATCATCGCAACGCCGTCTGAATTGGCGTTAATCAAACCCTCCATCGATATGCGCGTCAGTTCGCGCTCGCAGTTGGGGCTGTACGCCAGCTCGCGCAGCTACCAGGCCGATGCCGGTCCGGATTACCGTCTGGAAATGGAAGGGCTGGAGTTCAGCGATATCCCGCTGCTGGCGGGATCGAACCCGGCCTTGCTGCAGCAAGTCAGCGCCCAGTTCAAGGAAGATTATTCCCTGGTGCGTTTGTATGCCATGGGGATGGATGCCTGGACTTTAGTAAACCATTTCTCACAAATGCGTCAAATTCCCGGTTTCCAGGTCTCAGGCGACACCGGCGTGCTGACGGCGACGCCGGATTGTGTTATTAACAGGAAGTTATCTTGGCTGAAATATCAACAGGGACAAATCACGCAGATTATGTAA
- the rsmI gene encoding 16S rRNA (cytidine(1402)-2'-O)-methyltransferase: MNQHQQADISASTLYVVPTPIGNLEDITQRALSILQRVDLIAAEDTRHTGLLLQHFAINARLFALHDHNEQQKAEVLLAKLQEGQSIALVSDAGTPLINDPGYHLVRRCRDAGIRVVPLPGPCAAITALSAAGLPSDRFCYEGFLPAKRKGRQDSLRALEHEPRTLIFYESTHRLLESLQDMEAVWGPERYVVLARELTKTWENIHGAPVGELLAWVLEDENRSRGEMVLIVEGFHPQEDALPPESLRTLALLQKELPLNKAAALAAEIHGVKKNALYRYALDQLGDDN; this comes from the coding sequence ATGAATCAACACCAACAAGCGGATATTTCCGCATCAACGCTTTATGTGGTACCGACTCCCATTGGTAATCTGGAAGACATCACCCAACGGGCGCTGTCGATACTTCAGCGTGTTGATTTGATTGCCGCAGAAGATACCCGTCATACCGGCTTATTGTTACAACATTTTGCCATAAATGCGCGCTTGTTCGCGTTACATGATCATAACGAACAGCAAAAAGCGGAAGTATTACTGGCGAAACTGCAAGAAGGACAGAGTATAGCGCTGGTTTCAGATGCAGGCACGCCGCTGATTAACGATCCGGGCTATCATCTGGTGCGCCGCTGCCGTGACGCCGGTATCCGCGTGGTGCCGTTGCCGGGGCCCTGCGCCGCCATTACCGCGCTGTCCGCCGCCGGACTGCCCTCCGATCGTTTTTGTTACGAAGGTTTTCTGCCGGCCAAACGCAAAGGCAGGCAGGACAGCCTGCGGGCCCTGGAACACGAACCGCGCACCCTGATCTTTTACGAGTCCACCCACCGCTTGCTGGAGAGCCTGCAGGACATGGAGGCGGTATGGGGGCCGGAACGGTATGTGGTGCTGGCGCGGGAGCTGACCAAGACCTGGGAAAATATCCACGGCGCGCCGGTGGGAGAATTGCTGGCCTGGGTCCTGGAGGATGAAAACCGCTCACGGGGCGAAATGGTGCTGATTGTGGAAGGATTCCACCCGCAGGAAGATGCGTTGCCGCCGGAATCGCTGCGTACCCTGGCCCTGTTGCAAAAAGAGCTGCCGCTGAATAAAGCCGCCGCTCTGGCCGCCGAAATCCACGGCGTGAAAAAAAATGCGCTCTATCGTTATGCCTTAGATCAGCTTGGGGATGACAATTGA